In Miscanthus floridulus cultivar M001 chromosome 19, ASM1932011v1, whole genome shotgun sequence, the DNA window catattaccagttttaaattcgtatatgtctagttttgcttagctatgtgtaaaacgatgaaagtcaggtgactacttgccacctgcaagttttaaacggaacattggttaactTTGTTAGCATgtaatatgggaatgtggagtaataaatctagaccgggcggactcggtgtgtgtgaaccacaagacatggaggtcttgtgagcgggttctttccgcctgtgtcgattaaggcacgtccgttgttgaattgtatgaggtgagaatttgtagtactaaccacatactccggtaagcctgaacttggcaattctattacgagaatggctactcgtgcactgggagtggagagatggtgggaatagcgtgtacccacgtggccatgggctggaatggtggagtactgtgttctcgggtggcgcggacccgttcttgttttaggggatccgagggtaggttggtatatgtagatcGGGGACCtgtatatgtcgtgtggtctggaatccccagctaggcttaatcgattcgaatcgtcgttgctcctcggttaaggagactcaactcactgttcatcatcatagaattaataaccaaaacttgaataaggcttgtgaaggtgttggatatgaagtttcatgatctcagtgcggatcgtgtcagctttgtatataattcttgagaagttttctatataaagaatgttgttaaaagagcttttacgcaaaagaactttgatcattgttaaagctataccttgaatccctgagcctgcattactgagtttatcagttaatatttcggataagtcttgttgagtacttctgtacttagggttcgttgaccccttgttgcaggtgagcctcatgagcagatctattttggatcgtgctgcatgactatcgttcgttctgacgatgagaagtaaatgtgtgatccttgggtaggatgtttattttgtgtgataagtttatgttaattatgccactccactactactatggtttgtaataattaccgaacttagtttgtaaggtttgaaacaactggtttgtaaactatgttatcgtaagacttccactgtttttactctggttttgatatttgaataaatgttgtaatactgcaatgactctgtaacgtgatcctgctcggaaatcgtggatgattcggggttccccaaggacacccgacagtctttttaagttattggaaacatatgcataaatgtcaaaagtcgtcggacagtgataggtgcatgtgggccctataacttgggaggttctgccacacctaggcaggtggtaattgggtgtcggtccactcagctatAAAATTGGCCAAGACCCGAGACTTAATCGCTctccgaggcgcaaaagtcaaggtttcccccataagctcgatggcccacttggctatcctacctgaggcctcctggttatggactatctcttccaaggggaaagacgataccacggtcactgggtgagactcgaagttgtgatgcagcttgcgccgggccaggactacAGCGTAGAccaacttctggatgtgggggtaacatgttttggtcttggagagcacttcgctgatgaagtaaataggtcattgggtggctagagcatgcccctcttcctgcctatctactactacggcagcgctgaccacttgggtcattgcggcgacatagagtaagagggcctcgtccctggctaggggtaccaggatgggaggatttatGAGCAGCGCcttgagtctatcgagggcttcttcagcctcgGTGGTCTAAGAAAAATGCTCAGATTTtttcaagagtcggtacagaggcaagcctttttcgccgaggcgcgagatgaagcggctcaaggccgcaaggcatcccatgaccctctgtactcccttgaggtctctaatTGGTCCTATGctagttatggccgagaccttctctgggttggcttcaatgccgtgttctgagactatgaatcccaagagcatgcctcgggggaccccgaacacacacttctcgggattgagcttgatgcccctctctctaaggcatttgaaggctatccttaagtcgtcgacgagatcctCAGCCTTTTTGGTCTTGACTACGAtgttgtccacataggcctcaatggtccacccaatgtggtcgccaaagacctaggtcatgcaccgctggtatgtggcccctgtgtttctgaggccgaaaggcatagtcacatagcagtacatgccgaatggagtgatgaaagaagtcgcaagctggtcggactctttcatcttgatttgatggtaactagaatacgcatcaaggaaagatagggtctcgcaccccgtagtggagtcaacgatctgatcgattcggggtaatgggaaggggacttttggacaagctttattcaaaccggtgtagtctacacacatcctccatttcccatttttcttcctaactaacacggggttagccaaccactctaggtgggacacttccttgatgaacccggccgccaagagtttctgcacctcctcgccgatggccctacgcttttcctcatcgaattggcgcaggcgttgcttcactggtcTAAAGCCAgcccagatgtccaaggcatgctcggcgacctcccttagtatgctcggcatgtccgagggactccatgcaaacaTGTCAGCATTTGCACAGAGTAAGtcaatgagcacggcttcctatttgatgtcaagggTGGTGCTGAtcttcagcgcccggtcgtcggggcaggcggggtcgaccgggacgagcttgacggcctccgcgggctcaaaTGTCCCTGTGCGATGCTTGGAATCAGGCACCTTGCCattgagttggtcgaggttggcgatgaggatcTTGGCCTctacgagagcctcggcgtactcgatgccttcgacgtcgcagtcgtatgcatgttcgtacgtagACTCAATCACGATGACACCGTTgggacctggcatcttgagcttgaggtaggtgtagttggggactgccatgaacttggcgtagcatggccacccccatgatggcgtggtaggttcccctaagcccgaccacctcgaaggtaaggacctccttgcggtagttggaggaggtGCCAAagtagacgggaaggtcgatgcgcccaaggggtcgcatgcgtttccctggcatgatgccatggaaaggtgcggtGTCACCTCAGAGCCTTGActagtcgatctccaagagctccagggtgttggcatagaggatattgaggccgctgcctccatccatcaacactttggtgagtcaggtgttgccaatgatcagatcgacaacaagtgggtactgcccaggattcggaacatggttggggtggtcatctcgatcaaaggtgatcacctcttGAGACTAGTTGAGGTACCAGGGAGTGGCCAccctgaccgagaagacttctcggtgttccctctttcgctgccaTGACGTAAGGCACaccgagggtccaccgaagatcatgaaggcattgtgaaCCTTGGGGAACCCGTCATCCTTGTCGTTGTCCCAGTCGCCAGTGCCCTTCTGCTTGGggtcatcgtcggggagcccgagcctggcgtagtaacatcgcagcatggagcaatcctcgagggcatgctttacCGGGCCTtagtggtaagggtagggttttttaagcatgtcgtcaaaaggtctagggcccctagggcctcagggattcttgcgttcCGCGGCCGCGACTAGATCGGTCTCGAGGATGGTTCGCTTCCCCTGGcgatcctttttctttcttttggggaggtggggaaccgaggcctcgggggcctcatcccccTGCTTCCCCTTAGCGTCGTTCtcagggaagatggcccctatagcctcttcgcctgaggcaaagttggtggtgatgtcaagCAGCGCAGCAGCCGAGCGCGGCATGTTTcggcctaattctcggaccaagtctcggcaggtggtgctcgAGAGAAAAGCCTAGACAATCTCCAAGTCGCcgatgctgggcaactcggtgcattgttttgagaagcgccggatgaagtctcggagagattCGTTAGGTTTCTGGCaacaactcttaaggtcccaggagtttccagggcatatgtatgtgccctggaaattcctgatgaagatctaaaccaagtcgcgccagtcgtggat includes these proteins:
- the LOC136525835 gene encoding uncharacterized protein → MAVPNYTYLKLKMPGPNGVIVIESTYEHAYDCDVEGIEYAEALVEAKILIANLDQLNGKVPDSKHRTGTFEPAEAVKLVPVDPACPDDRALKISTTLDIK